In Altererythrobacter aquiaggeris, the genomic stretch CTGATCTTGCTGTTTTTGGGGAGAGTGAAGGTAGCCATTGATTTCTATCCTGTTTCGGTGCTGCAACTGATGCGCCGGTTGGTCACGACCTACTTAGCGATTGTGCGCCGCAAGACAAGCCGCGGAACGGGCCGGTATTTGATCTGTTCAATCCATGGGGTTTATTGGCGCGGCAGCGTATGGGATAGCACCGGATGGTCGAAGCAGAGCAGCATAAGCAAACAGTGTGTATTTTCGGCGCCAGTGGCGGGATCGGCGCTGCGATGGTGCGGCTGCTGGCCGCGGAACCTGGCATCGGTTCGATCTATGCCGGATCGCGGTCCGGCAAGGTGCTTCGACATCCGAAAATTACCGGCTTTTCATTCGATCTGCTGCGCGAGAGATCGATTATGGAAGCCGCCGCGATGATGAAGCAGCAGCCGCCCGAACTGGTCATTATCGCCACCGGGGCGCTGACACTGGAGGACGGAACAGGACCCGAAAAATCATACCGCGCGCTGGACGCACAGGCGATGGGCGAGATTATGGCGCTCAACACGATTGGCCCGGCCTTGATTGCGAAACATATGCTCCCGGTGGTCCCGCGTGACCGGCGCGCCATATTGGCTGCGTTGTCGGCACGCGTTGGTTCGATTTCCGATAACCGGCTTGGCGGATGGCATTCCTACCGCGCCAGCAAGGCTGCACTCAATATGTTGATCCGCAATTTCGCCATTGAAATGGGACGTTCGCACAAACAGGCGATCATCGCCGGCCTGCACCCTGGTACAGTCGACACCGCACTGAGCGAGATGTTTCAGGGCAATGTAGCGGATGGAAAGTTATTTACGCCGGAATATGCGGCGGAGCGACTGCTCGCAGTGCTGGATGGCCTGACGCCGCAGGATAGCGGAAGCGTTTTTGGCTGGGATGGAAAGCGTGTGCAAGAGTAGGAAGCCACTCTTTCGGTAATGCCCGGTTTGAAGGAGATGAAAACCAGAATCGGATTTTCCGCTAACGACCCGATTACGGACGTAGCAGCGTGTGCTTTTGGCCCCAAGAAGCGGACCTTCGATGCCCTGTCATTTCTTTCGGCTATACTCCCCCCACATCGAATATTGCGAGCCGGTCGCAACCTTTTTTGCGTAATCAATTTCGTTTAATGGGGAGCTTCGCCAGAAGCCTTTGATGCAACTGGCTACTCATGGGCTAAGTTTTTCAACCAACGCAGAACCAGCCGGAGAAGAGCATGGAGACTGCGTAGCGTTGCAGTCGCTATATATCAATGTCGCTTGGATGTGAGGCTTAGATTTCACTTATTCAGCGTTGTACAATTTGCACCTGAACTCGTCTGGCCCAATTGAAAGAATAACGCCACTTCGCTCTGCTGTGACAACTAGATCGTCCATACCTTCGCGGGCAACTACGACGCTTTTCCCTTCGTAAATATAGGTCTGAATATTAAATC encodes the following:
- a CDS encoding SDR family NAD(P)-dependent oxidoreductase — its product is MVEAEQHKQTVCIFGASGGIGAAMVRLLAAEPGIGSIYAGSRSGKVLRHPKITGFSFDLLRERSIMEAAAMMKQQPPELVIIATGALTLEDGTGPEKSYRALDAQAMGEIMALNTIGPALIAKHMLPVVPRDRRAILAALSARVGSISDNRLGGWHSYRASKAALNMLIRNFAIEMGRSHKQAIIAGLHPGTVDTALSEMFQGNVADGKLFTPEYAAERLLAVLDGLTPQDSGSVFGWDGKRVQE